In a genomic window of Leisingera caerulea DSM 24564:
- a CDS encoding SDR family oxidoreductase, which translates to MSHSILITGASSGIGRAVAELFLAEGWQVGLVARRAEKLQEVAQGFANAQVLPADVSDPAAVDHAVNSFAMAAGRLDVLFNNAGIFTPPGTIDEIPLDDWFASVNVNLTGMYLAARAAFRQMRQQSPQGGRIINNGSIAAHVPRPHSAPYAATKAAITGLTKSLSLDGRPFDIACGQIDFGNTRTPMVEDLSQRHAEANPDGEPMHTFAVEDAARSVLHMANLPLEANVQFMTVMATKMPYIGRG; encoded by the coding sequence ATGAGCCATTCGATCCTGATCACTGGCGCCAGCTCCGGCATCGGCCGTGCCGTGGCGGAGCTGTTCCTGGCCGAGGGCTGGCAGGTGGGCCTGGTGGCGCGCCGGGCAGAGAAGCTGCAGGAGGTAGCGCAGGGCTTTGCGAACGCCCAGGTGCTGCCCGCCGATGTCTCGGATCCGGCAGCGGTGGATCATGCGGTGAACAGCTTTGCCATGGCGGCCGGGCGGCTGGATGTGCTGTTCAACAATGCGGGCATCTTTACGCCGCCGGGCACTATCGACGAGATCCCGCTGGACGACTGGTTCGCGTCTGTGAACGTGAACCTCACCGGCATGTACCTGGCAGCCCGCGCAGCCTTCCGCCAGATGCGGCAGCAGTCGCCGCAGGGCGGGCGGATCATCAACAACGGTTCCATTGCCGCGCATGTGCCGCGGCCCCATTCAGCGCCTTATGCAGCCACCAAGGCGGCAATCACCGGCCTCACCAAAAGCCTGTCGCTGGACGGCCGCCCCTTTGATATCGCCTGCGGCCAGATCGACTTCGGCAACACCCGCACCCCGATGGTGGAGGATTTGAGCCAGCGCCACGCTGAGGCCAACCCGGACGGAGAGCCGATGCACACATTTGCGGTGGAGGACGCGGCGAGATCCGTGCTGCACATGGCCAATCTGCCGCTGGAGGCCAATGTGCAGTTCATGACGGTGATGGCCACCAAGATGCCCTATATCGGCCGCGGCTGA
- a CDS encoding TIGR02186 family protein yields the protein MRKLLLSALTAAALALLPHSAAKAGKEEVVLGLSQDRVAITATFDGSEILVFGAVKRETPIPQDDPLEVVVAVSGPAPSVMVRRKEKKLGIWVNVDSVLVDSAPAFYAVATSAPFDQVLTDTEDLRYRISIKRAIRSVGAAMHIRGAQAFADAVVRIREKNGLYSLRENTVAVDEQTLFRTAIEMPADLTEGSYLTRIFLTRGGEVVSSYETTIDVRKVGLERFLYSLSREQPFLYGLMSLAIAVAAGWGASAAFSLLRNR from the coding sequence ATGCGCAAGCTGCTCCTGTCCGCGCTGACCGCCGCCGCCCTGGCCCTGCTGCCGCACTCCGCAGCTAAAGCCGGCAAGGAAGAGGTCGTGCTCGGTCTCAGCCAGGACCGGGTGGCGATCACCGCCACCTTCGACGGGTCGGAAATCCTGGTGTTCGGGGCGGTGAAACGCGAAACCCCGATCCCGCAGGACGACCCGCTGGAAGTGGTGGTCGCCGTGTCCGGCCCGGCCCCCTCCGTCATGGTGCGGCGCAAGGAAAAGAAACTGGGGATCTGGGTCAACGTCGACAGCGTGCTGGTCGACTCCGCTCCGGCGTTCTATGCCGTGGCCACCAGCGCCCCCTTCGACCAGGTGCTGACCGACACCGAAGACCTGCGCTACCGGATTTCGATCAAGCGCGCGATCCGCTCGGTCGGCGCCGCCATGCATATCCGCGGCGCCCAGGCCTTTGCCGATGCGGTGGTGCGGATCCGCGAGAAGAACGGGCTTTATTCCCTGCGTGAAAACACGGTGGCCGTGGATGAGCAGACCCTCTTCCGCACTGCCATCGAAATGCCCGCGGATCTGACCGAAGGCAGCTATCTGACCCGGATCTTCCTGACCCGCGGCGGCGAGGTGGTGTCGAGCTATGAGACCACAATCGACGTGCGCAAGGTAGGGCTGGAGCGGTTCCTGTACTCGCTTTCGCGCGAGCAGCCGTTCCTTTACGGCCTGATGTCGCTGGCGATCGCCGTTGCCGCCGGCTGGGGCGCCTCCGCTGCCTTCAGCCTGCTCAGGAACCGCTAA
- a CDS encoding ABC transporter permease — MDFLTIIQILDSTVRLATPLLLACLAGLYSERAGIFDIGLEGKMLMAAFFSAAVAAVTGNVWLGLLAGIASSLVLAGLHGVASITFRGNQLISGVAINFLAAGMTVLIAQDWFQQGGRTPSLFSGGRFTPITLPFADSLSGVPVLGPVYSELLSGHSVLVYLAFLAVPATWWILFRTRFGLRLRAVGENPAAVDTAGVSVVGLRYGAVMICGLLCGIAGAYLATALQAGFVKDMTAGRGFIALAALIFAKWRPWHAMGACLLFGLLQAIALRFQNIELGGIVIPVQAMDALPYVLTVVILAGFVGKAIPPRAGGQPYVKER; from the coding sequence ATGGATTTCCTGACGATCATCCAGATTCTGGATTCCACTGTCCGCCTGGCCACGCCGCTGCTGCTGGCCTGCCTGGCCGGGCTCTACTCCGAGCGCGCGGGCATCTTTGACATCGGCCTGGAAGGCAAGATGCTGATGGCCGCCTTCTTCTCCGCCGCCGTCGCCGCCGTGACCGGCAACGTCTGGCTGGGGCTGCTGGCGGGCATCGCCTCTTCCCTGGTGCTGGCAGGGCTGCACGGGGTGGCGTCGATCACTTTCCGCGGCAACCAGCTGATTTCCGGCGTTGCGATCAACTTTCTGGCTGCGGGCATGACGGTGCTGATTGCCCAGGACTGGTTCCAGCAGGGCGGCCGCACCCCGTCGCTGTTCAGCGGCGGACGGTTCACACCGATCACCCTCCCCTTTGCCGACAGCCTGTCGGGCGTGCCGGTGCTGGGGCCGGTTTATTCCGAGCTGCTGTCGGGCCATTCAGTGCTGGTCTACCTCGCCTTCCTGGCGGTTCCGGCGACTTGGTGGATCCTGTTCCGCACCCGGTTCGGCCTGCGCCTGCGCGCAGTGGGCGAGAACCCGGCAGCGGTGGACACCGCAGGCGTTTCGGTGGTCGGCCTGCGCTACGGCGCAGTGATGATCTGCGGCCTGCTGTGCGGCATCGCCGGCGCCTATCTGGCCACGGCGCTGCAGGCGGGCTTCGTCAAGGACATGACCGCAGGCCGCGGCTTCATCGCCCTGGCGGCGCTGATCTTTGCCAAGTGGCGGCCCTGGCACGCAATGGGCGCCTGCCTGCTGTTCGGACTGCTGCAGGCCATCGCCCTGCGCTTCCAGAACATCGAACTGGGCGGCATCGTCATCCCGGTTCAGGCGATGGATGCGCTGCCTTATGTTCTGACGGTGGTGATCCTGGCCGGTTTCGTCGGCAAGGCGATCCCGCCCCGCGCCGGCGGCCAGCCCTACGTCAAGGAGCGCTAA
- a CDS encoding sulfite exporter TauE/SafE family protein, which yields MQIYLPIAEVSVNAFLLLGLGGMVGVLSGMFGVGGGFLMTPLLFFIGIPPAVAVATEANQIVASSFSGVLAHFRRRTVDIKMGLVLQAGGLLGAALGVVVFNYLKALGQVDLLVKLCYVVFLGVVGGLMFIESLNAIRKSKKAGGAAPAPRRQRGWVHALPFKMRFRTSGLYISVIPPILVGVAVGILAAIMGVGGGFIMVPAMIYILGMPTKVVVGTSLFQIILVTGFTTMLHATTNYTVDIVLAVLLLIGGVVGAQIGTRIGVYLKAEQLRILLALMVIAVCVKLGLDLLLQPSEIFSLGEPGGH from the coding sequence ATGCAGATATACCTTCCCATAGCTGAGGTCTCGGTCAATGCCTTCCTTCTTCTGGGCCTCGGAGGAATGGTGGGTGTTCTCTCAGGCATGTTCGGAGTTGGCGGCGGCTTCCTGATGACGCCGCTTTTGTTCTTCATCGGCATCCCGCCCGCGGTGGCGGTGGCCACCGAAGCGAACCAGATTGTCGCCTCTTCCTTCTCCGGCGTGCTGGCGCATTTCCGAAGGCGCACGGTCGATATCAAGATGGGGCTGGTGCTGCAGGCCGGCGGCCTGCTGGGCGCGGCGCTTGGGGTGGTGGTGTTCAACTACCTCAAGGCGCTTGGCCAGGTCGATCTGCTGGTCAAGCTCTGCTATGTCGTCTTCCTGGGCGTCGTCGGCGGGCTTATGTTCATCGAAAGCCTGAACGCGATCCGCAAATCCAAGAAGGCAGGCGGTGCAGCGCCCGCCCCGCGCCGCCAGCGCGGCTGGGTGCATGCGCTGCCGTTCAAGATGCGCTTCCGCACCTCCGGCCTCTATATCTCGGTGATCCCGCCGATCCTGGTTGGCGTCGCGGTGGGTATCCTGGCAGCGATCATGGGGGTTGGCGGCGGCTTCATCATGGTGCCTGCGATGATCTATATCCTCGGCATGCCGACCAAGGTGGTTGTCGGAACCTCGCTGTTCCAGATCATCCTGGTCACCGGCTTTACCACCATGCTGCACGCCACCACCAACTATACCGTGGACATTGTGCTGGCGGTTCTCTTGCTTATCGGCGGCGTAGTCGGCGCCCAGATCGGCACCCGCATCGGCGTCTACCTCAAGGCCGAACAGCTCCGCATCCTGCTGGCGCTGATGGTCATCGCGGTCTGCGTCAAGCTGGGCCTCGACCTTTTGCTGCAACCCTCCGAGATTTTCTCGCTGGGTGAGCCCGGGGGGCACTGA
- a CDS encoding acyl-homoserine-lactone synthase, producing MLRYVYGHDLHNHADLAHSMFLDRADQFKTRLGWDVQVNANGEERDQYDELDPLYMIWEMPDGSHGGSMRFLPTTGRVMVNEIFLDLCGGVPICSPLIWECTRFCLSRKAQGRIAAGLMLGSLEIMRNFDVPHYTGVFYRHTARAFRNLGFAPEITGTQGGGRNPICMGFWEYAEDTYHSVSRKAGIPPELSQLWFDRSFGGAGASGPVALSA from the coding sequence ATGCTGCGCTACGTATACGGCCACGATCTTCACAACCATGCGGACCTGGCTCATTCAATGTTCCTGGACCGGGCCGATCAGTTCAAAACGCGGCTTGGCTGGGATGTGCAGGTGAATGCCAACGGCGAGGAGCGGGATCAGTACGACGAACTGGACCCGCTCTACATGATCTGGGAAATGCCCGACGGCAGCCACGGCGGCTCCATGCGGTTTCTGCCGACCACCGGCCGGGTGATGGTGAATGAAATCTTCCTGGATCTCTGCGGCGGCGTCCCCATCTGCAGCCCGCTGATCTGGGAATGCACCCGGTTCTGCCTGTCGCGCAAGGCGCAGGGCAGGATCGCGGCAGGACTGATGCTTGGCAGCCTGGAAATCATGCGCAACTTCGACGTTCCCCATTACACGGGGGTGTTCTACCGCCACACGGCCCGCGCGTTCCGCAACCTGGGCTTCGCGCCTGAAATCACCGGCACCCAGGGCGGGGGGCGCAATCCCATCTGCATGGGCTTCTGGGAATATGCCGAAGACACCTATCACAGCGTGTCGCGCAAGGCGGGCATCCCGCCGGAGCTGTCGCAGCTGTGGTTCGACCGCTCCTTCGGCGGTGCCGGCGCGTCCGGCCCGGTGGCGCTCAGCGCCTGA
- a CDS encoding ATP-dependent DNA helicase: MTALPVQFSDDQAAAYDSVTELLRNAGVDLDDGLLHPPRGDAGVMAVIGKAGSGKTLLLAELYKALEQAGVEIVSGDYESRKKSDDRRTLAILAPTNKAASVLRLRGVPATTIHRILYTPVYDPEYERIAEWLAGQGEQPDIEGLSEEALARAAAFYEKNKSIPGALAAAGLRGSDFITGWKRREDPLDIGFIDEASMLDDRQFEDLKEIFPNLILFGDPAQLAPVNQSGSMVFETLPEPRQLVLNRIHRQEAGNPILDLAHALADPQLGFEDFERMVEDTARRDDRVVWGQRVEVDLMARSPVLVWRNNTRIRLINAFRAVHGAPEDQLIAGEPLICDGIELPMKHRKKRLDLEARGLIKGAQVIFLGPGRKPGFSRLHVMGAEDPQVSAASIVKIEKPDEEEPFIPYAARMGATFLHGAAVTIHKAQGSQWDTAQVFAPDIYAAARMGRVEAGQPLWKRLAYVAITRAQERLIWVVRNRLAKPTGPLPVDDLKAMPAAALTLEAQEDTPA; encoded by the coding sequence ATGACAGCTCTGCCCGTACAGTTCTCCGATGACCAGGCCGCCGCTTATGACAGCGTGACCGAACTCCTGCGCAACGCGGGGGTGGATCTTGATGACGGGCTGCTGCACCCGCCCCGCGGCGATGCCGGGGTGATGGCGGTGATCGGCAAGGCCGGATCGGGCAAGACGCTGCTGCTGGCTGAGCTGTACAAGGCGCTGGAACAGGCCGGGGTTGAGATCGTCTCCGGCGACTATGAAAGCCGCAAGAAGAGCGACGACCGCCGCACGCTTGCGATCCTGGCACCTACCAACAAGGCCGCCAGCGTGCTGCGCCTGCGCGGCGTGCCCGCCACCACCATCCACCGCATCCTCTATACCCCGGTATATGACCCGGAGTATGAGCGTATTGCCGAATGGCTGGCGGGGCAGGGGGAACAGCCGGACATCGAAGGCCTGAGCGAGGAGGCGCTGGCCCGTGCTGCGGCCTTCTATGAGAAGAACAAGTCGATCCCCGGCGCGCTGGCGGCTGCGGGATTGCGCGGCTCGGATTTCATCACCGGCTGGAAGCGGCGCGAGGATCCTCTCGACATCGGCTTTATCGACGAGGCGTCGATGCTGGACGACCGCCAGTTCGAGGATCTGAAGGAGATCTTTCCCAACCTGATCCTGTTCGGCGACCCGGCACAGCTGGCGCCGGTGAACCAGTCCGGCTCCATGGTGTTCGAAACCCTGCCGGAACCGCGCCAGCTGGTTCTGAACCGCATCCACCGGCAGGAGGCAGGCAACCCGATCCTGGACCTGGCCCATGCGCTGGCCGACCCGCAGCTTGGGTTCGAGGATTTCGAGCGGATGGTGGAGGACACCGCCCGCCGCGACGACCGTGTGGTTTGGGGGCAGCGGGTGGAGGTCGATCTGATGGCGCGCTCGCCGGTGCTGGTCTGGCGCAACAACACCCGCATCCGGCTGATCAACGCCTTCCGCGCTGTGCATGGCGCGCCGGAGGATCAGCTGATCGCGGGCGAGCCGCTGATCTGCGACGGTATCGAACTGCCGATGAAGCACCGCAAGAAACGCCTGGATCTGGAGGCCCGAGGGCTGATCAAAGGGGCGCAGGTGATCTTTCTCGGCCCCGGCCGCAAACCCGGCTTCTCCCGCCTGCACGTGATGGGGGCTGAGGACCCGCAGGTCTCTGCCGCCTCGATCGTGAAGATCGAAAAACCGGACGAGGAAGAGCCCTTCATCCCCTACGCGGCCCGCATGGGCGCGACCTTCCTGCACGGTGCAGCAGTGACCATCCACAAGGCGCAAGGCTCGCAATGGGACACCGCCCAGGTCTTTGCCCCGGATATCTACGCGGCCGCCCGCATGGGCCGGGTTGAGGCGGGACAACCGTTGTGGAAGCGGCTGGCCTATGTCGCCATCACCCGCGCGCAGGAGCGGCTGATCTGGGTCGTCCGCAACCGCCTCGCCAAGCCCACTGGCCCGTTGCCGGTGGACGATCTCAAAGCCATGCCTGCTGCCGCACTCACGCTCGAAGCACAGGAGGACACCCCCGCATGA
- a CDS encoding helix-turn-helix transcriptional regulator: MAYKAELDRILEALDATETLEGLQLIVEQVCEVFGVDHAMYLWVETAGNHYYFGTYSKAWTERYLDKAYSRVDPVVVGCYQRFHPVDWKRLDWNPKPAREFLKDAREHGVGNQGYAIPIRGPNGQFALFTLSHNCDDAAWEKLIAKYNRDFILVAHYFNRKVLELEPSRSAEQAQPLSPREVDALTLLAIGYSRAQVAQTLAISEHTLRVYIESARFKLGAINTTHAIARAVSLGLIVV, from the coding sequence ATGGCATACAAAGCAGAACTCGACCGCATTCTGGAGGCGCTTGACGCCACTGAAACCTTGGAAGGCCTTCAGCTGATCGTTGAGCAGGTCTGCGAGGTGTTCGGCGTCGATCATGCAATGTACCTCTGGGTCGAAACCGCCGGAAACCACTATTATTTCGGCACCTATTCCAAGGCCTGGACAGAACGCTATCTGGACAAGGCCTACTCGCGGGTCGATCCGGTTGTGGTGGGCTGCTACCAGCGCTTTCACCCGGTGGACTGGAAGCGTCTGGACTGGAACCCCAAACCGGCCCGCGAGTTCCTGAAAGACGCGCGGGAGCATGGCGTGGGCAATCAGGGCTATGCCATTCCCATCAGGGGGCCGAACGGCCAGTTCGCGCTCTTCACGCTCAGCCACAATTGCGACGACGCCGCCTGGGAAAAGCTGATCGCGAAATACAACCGCGATTTCATTCTGGTGGCGCATTATTTCAACCGCAAAGTGCTGGAGCTGGAACCCTCCCGCAGTGCAGAACAAGCGCAGCCGCTGTCGCCGCGGGAAGTTGACGCGCTCACGCTTCTGGCGATCGGCTACAGCCGGGCACAAGTGGCTCAAACCCTGGCCATCTCAGAGCATACCCTGCGGGTCTATATCGAAAGCGCCCGCTTCAAACTGGGCGCGATCAACACCACACATGCCATTGCCCGGGCCGTAAGTCTCGGTTTGATTGTGGTTTAA